One part of the Hydra vulgaris chromosome 01, alternate assembly HydraT2T_AEP genome encodes these proteins:
- the LOC136074870 gene encoding soma ferritin-like, with product MASHRQNFHEKSEAAINKQINIQLYASYIYLRMAYHFDRGDIALPGFSKFFKGLSDEERAHAEELIKYQNLRGGLVVLDDIKVPMDEWITPNNALEEALNLKKKVNDAILNLDGIANSHQDPHLHDFLTKRFLREQVESIKKISNFITNVKRCGEGLGLYQFDKLTM from the exons ATGGCTTCGCACAGACAAAACTTTCACGAAAAAAGCGAGGCTGCTATCAACAAGCAAATTAACATCCAGCTGTATGCTAGCTATATTTATTTGAGAATg gctTATCACTTTGATCGTGGCGATATTGCACTTCCAGGTTTCTCGAAGTTTTTCAAAGGACTTTCTGATGAGGAGCGTGCTCATGCAGAAGAG ctaataaaatatcaaaaccttCGCGGTGGGTTAGTTGTTTTAGATGACATAAAAGTTCCTATGGATGAGTGGATAACGCCAAACAACGCTTTAGAAGAAGcacttaatttgaaaaaaaaggttaacgACGCAATATTAAATCTCGACGGGATTGCTAATAGCCATCAAGATCCTcatttacatgattttttaacaaaacgaTTTTTACGAGAACAAGttgaatcaattaaaaaaatttctaattttatcacTAATGTAAAGAGATGTGGTGAAGGGCTTGGTCTTTATCAGTTTGATAAGTTGACTATGTAA